From the Rhodanobacter soli genome, one window contains:
- a CDS encoding NfuA family Fe-S biogenesis protein yields MIDISERAQQHFLRLLSQQGIDGLGIRLRVTSPGTPAANCELEFCEPADLAGGEWTIECAGFDFHVDGASAPWLDHASIDFEPNATGGQLNIRAPKIKGDVPGVEAGLIERVRYVLEAEINPKLASHGGRVSLLEIDADGAVLLQFGGGCHGCGMVDVTLKQGVEKTLRERVPEITAVRDATNHAVGEKPYYSKAEGKSAIA; encoded by the coding sequence ATGATCGACATTTCCGAACGCGCGCAGCAGCATTTTCTGCGGCTTCTCTCACAGCAGGGCATCGACGGGCTGGGCATCCGCCTGCGGGTGACCTCGCCCGGCACGCCGGCGGCCAACTGCGAGCTGGAATTCTGCGAGCCCGCGGATCTGGCCGGCGGGGAGTGGACGATCGAGTGCGCCGGCTTCGACTTCCATGTCGACGGCGCCAGCGCCCCTTGGCTGGACCACGCCAGTATCGACTTCGAGCCGAATGCCACCGGCGGCCAGCTCAACATCCGTGCGCCGAAGATCAAGGGCGATGTGCCTGGCGTGGAAGCTGGCCTGATCGAGCGCGTGCGCTACGTGCTGGAGGCGGAGATCAACCCGAAGCTGGCCTCGCACGGCGGCCGGGTCAGCCTGCTGGAGATCGATGCCGATGGTGCGGTGCTGCTGCAGTTCGGCGGCGGCTGCCATGGCTGCGGCATGGTCGACGTGACGCTGAAGCAGGGCGTGGAAAAGACCTTGCGCGAGCGGGTGCCGGAAATCACCGCGGTGCGCGACGCCACCAACCACGCCGTCGGCGAAAAGCCTTACTACAGCAAGGCCGAAGGCAAGTCGGCGATTGCCTGA
- a CDS encoding c-type cytochrome, translating into MKRAITLLSFGAILAFASTQLLATGNAENGKQKAATCFACHGVDGNSIDPQYPRLAGQYNLYLQHVLHEYKDGQRNNPIMKGMVATLSDQDIEDVATYFSSLPSKLDTLKGHISGDK; encoded by the coding sequence ATGAAACGTGCGATTACCCTGCTTTCATTCGGCGCCATCCTGGCGTTCGCTTCCACCCAGTTGCTTGCCACCGGCAACGCCGAGAACGGCAAGCAGAAGGCGGCCACCTGCTTCGCATGCCATGGCGTCGACGGCAATTCGATCGACCCGCAGTATCCGCGCCTCGCCGGCCAGTACAACCTGTATCTGCAGCATGTGCTGCACGAGTACAAGGATGGCCAGCGCAATAATCCGATCATGAAAGGCATGGTGGCCACGCTGTCCGACCAGGACATCGAGGATGTCGCCACCTATTTCTCCAGCCTGCCGAGCAAGCTCGATACGCTGAAGGGCCACATCAGCGGCGACAAGTAA
- a CDS encoding c-type cytochrome, whose protein sequence is MTRLQLLGLAVATALFAATSVHAEGDKAAGRKLIYTCAGCHGVPGYTNAYPQYPVPKIAGQNEQYIVNALQGYQSGDRKHPTMDAQAQSLSATDIQNIAAYLSSLAK, encoded by the coding sequence ATGACTCGATTGCAATTGCTTGGCCTGGCCGTGGCCACAGCCCTCTTCGCCGCCACCAGCGTGCATGCTGAAGGTGACAAGGCTGCCGGCCGCAAACTCATTTATACGTGCGCTGGTTGCCATGGGGTGCCTGGGTACACCAACGCCTACCCGCAATACCCGGTGCCGAAGATCGCCGGCCAGAACGAGCAGTACATCGTCAATGCGCTGCAGGGTTACCAGAGCGGCGATCGCAAGCACCCGACCATGGATGCGCAGGCGCAGAGCCTGTCCGCGACGGACATCCAGAACATTGCCGCCTATCTTTCCAGTCTCGCCAAGTAA
- the smpB gene encoding SsrA-binding protein SmpB, translated as MAKTKDKDNKGGGTIALNKRARFEYHIDQRFEAGVALQGWELKALRAGRINFGDSYAVVLKNEIFLVGASIPPLISASTHVIAEDRRTRKLLLHRKEIDQLVGAVERKGYTLVPTAMYWKGNKVKVEIGLARGKQEHDKRDTEKQRDWQIEKQRTMRSHNRAA; from the coding sequence ATGGCCAAGACAAAGGACAAGGACAACAAGGGCGGCGGCACCATCGCGCTCAACAAGCGTGCGCGCTTCGAATACCACATCGACCAGCGCTTCGAGGCCGGCGTTGCGCTGCAGGGCTGGGAGCTGAAAGCATTGCGTGCGGGCCGGATCAACTTCGGCGACAGTTACGCGGTCGTGCTGAAGAACGAGATCTTCCTGGTCGGCGCATCGATCCCGCCGCTGATCAGCGCCTCCACCCACGTCATCGCCGAGGACCGGCGCACCCGCAAGCTCCTGCTGCACCGCAAGGAGATCGACCAGCTGGTCGGCGCCGTCGAGCGCAAGGGTTACACCTTGGTGCCCACCGCGATGTACTGGAAAGGCAACAAGGTGAAAGTCGAGATCGGCCTCGCCCGCGGCAAGCAGGAACACGACAAGCGAGACACCGAAAAACAGCGTGACTGGCAGATCGAGAAGCAGCGCACCATGCGTTCGCACAATCGCGCCGCCTGA
- a CDS encoding type II toxin-antitoxin system RatA family toxin has translation MIEIRRSALVRYSPAQMFDLVNDVEAYPKRFSWCAAAEIIERKEDVLVARLDLKFAGFHQSFTTRNTIDPPRRLRMDLVDGPFRSLDGVWDFIALGDAGCKVAFALDFDYAGRLGGAALKLGFQGLAGRMVDDFCREAERVYG, from the coding sequence GTGATCGAAATTCGTCGCAGCGCGTTGGTGAGGTATTCGCCAGCGCAGATGTTCGACCTGGTCAATGACGTTGAAGCATACCCAAAGCGCTTCTCTTGGTGTGCCGCTGCCGAGATCATCGAGCGCAAGGAGGATGTGCTGGTGGCACGGCTGGATCTCAAGTTTGCCGGGTTCCACCAGAGCTTCACCACGCGCAACACGATCGACCCGCCACGGCGCCTGCGGATGGACCTGGTCGACGGCCCGTTCCGCAGCCTCGATGGCGTGTGGGATTTCATCGCCCTCGGCGATGCCGGTTGCAAGGTCGCGTTTGCGCTGGATTTCGATTACGCCGGCCGGCTCGGTGGTGCAGCGCTGAAGCTGGGTTTCCAGGGGCTGGCCGGGCGCATGGTGGACGACTTCTGCCGCGAGGCCGAGCGTGTCTATGGCTGA
- a CDS encoding RnfH family protein, producing MAERTIRVEVVYAGAEQPIQRRVELADGCTVMQAIDASGIVAMLPNGAIDPARLGIFARKVAPDRLVREGDRIEIYRPLVLDPMEARRRRAR from the coding sequence ATGGCTGAGCGCACGATCCGCGTCGAAGTGGTTTATGCAGGGGCGGAACAACCGATCCAGCGTCGGGTCGAATTGGCCGATGGCTGCACGGTGATGCAGGCCATCGACGCCTCGGGGATCGTCGCCATGCTTCCAAACGGCGCGATCGATCCGGCTCGCCTCGGCATCTTCGCTCGAAAAGTGGCGCCGGACCGGCTCGTGCGGGAAGGCGACCGGATCGAGATCTACCGGCCGCTGGTGCTTGATCCGATGGAAGCGCGCCGCCGGCGTGCCCGTTAG
- a CDS encoding outer membrane protein assembly factor BamE produces the protein MQKLITLLVFAVLALSVAGCHIVYKPDVQQGNLLDKKTVDQLKPGMTKRQVLVLMGTPSVSTPFDQSRWDYVSTLSHRGGAMKVRTFTLTFNNDTLVRTEGDFFAQDAQQLIKDSKKYNAGYPVNETQGDKSTSPDDKKNDGGFGQGGNPDSNDGH, from the coding sequence ATGCAAAAGCTGATCACCCTGCTGGTTTTCGCCGTGCTGGCGCTTTCCGTTGCCGGTTGCCATATCGTCTACAAACCCGACGTGCAGCAAGGCAACCTGCTCGACAAGAAAACGGTGGATCAGCTCAAGCCCGGCATGACCAAGCGCCAGGTACTGGTGCTGATGGGTACGCCTTCGGTGAGCACGCCGTTCGACCAGAGCCGTTGGGACTACGTATCGACCCTGTCGCACCGTGGCGGTGCCATGAAAGTGCGCACGTTCACCCTGACCTTCAACAACGACACCCTGGTGCGTACCGAGGGCGACTTCTTTGCACAGGATGCCCAGCAGCTGATCAAGGACAGCAAGAAGTACAACGCCGGCTATCCGGTCAATGAGACCCAGGGCGACAAGAGCACGTCCCCGGACGACAAGAAGAATGACGGCGGCTTCGGCCAGGGCGGCAACCCGGACAGCAACGACGGCCATTGA
- the fur gene encoding ferric iron uptake transcriptional regulator has protein sequence MEQETKELRRVGLKVTHPRMRILQIFDEEGVQHLTAEDVYKKLLAHQEDIGLATVYRVLTQFEAAGIIVKHNFEGGQAVYELDRGKHHDHMIDVDSGKVIEFVSEEIERLQHEIAAKHGYVIEDHSLVLYVRPKQRAPRKS, from the coding sequence ATGGAACAGGAAACCAAAGAGCTGCGCAGGGTTGGCCTCAAGGTGACCCACCCACGCATGCGCATCCTGCAAATCTTCGACGAGGAGGGCGTACAGCATCTCACCGCCGAGGACGTCTACAAGAAACTACTTGCCCACCAGGAAGACATCGGCCTGGCCACGGTGTATCGCGTGCTGACCCAGTTCGAGGCGGCAGGCATCATCGTCAAGCACAATTTCGAAGGTGGCCAGGCTGTCTACGAACTCGACCGCGGCAAACATCACGATCACATGATCGATGTGGACAGCGGGAAAGTGATTGAGTTCGTCAGCGAGGAGATCGAACGCCTGCAGCACGAGATAGCGGCGAAGCATGGTTATGTGATCGAGGATCACAGTCTGGTGCTGTATGTGCGGCCGAAGCAGCGCGCCCCTCGCAAAAGCTGA
- a CDS encoding MASE1 domain-containing sensor histidine kinase, with translation MRLKPLRLPDSGPLLAAGYLLLWLLLWLTVQPYWMLPYGLRFGALLLTPVRYWGWLLGAELVATAGISLAHGLPLGWAGFATNELPEPLVMAAGLWLLRRFNLHASLHSPQEVTRLLLSVVLVVTATTAVDAALLALVSTPSSPELMVRVLGEEVLSHYLGILLIVPLMIMLLRTRMEQRALASLFMDGLLVMLPSMTILLVLSEQAAPQPQFARVLSLAPVLFFAFRHGWRGASLAMLITSLGMTLVDQHLGHAPSNAAAYLFLAVAGTGALMLGSATDALRRSSERVAEQNVYLGAVNRRLDQLAHQLRDAARGNLQADENQRRHLAAELHDELGQNITAIQTHVKLAQARLHQAGMEDISTSINTILAHMRRALHRLLDDLRPAVLDEFGLLRALDEGPIRDLLNTAGMTYHTELHGDPRLLDDDTRTAIYRLVQESATNAVKHAKASEFRLRLRIGERQGIAVALLDLRDDGTGLPSRLPRGGRGLQGMRDRVTSLGGQFRLRPAPAGVHLRILLRGNNNPSEMGRQN, from the coding sequence ATGCGCCTGAAACCCCTACGCCTGCCCGACTCCGGTCCCTTGCTCGCCGCCGGTTACCTGCTGCTGTGGCTGCTGCTGTGGCTGACCGTGCAGCCGTACTGGATGCTGCCGTACGGCCTGCGCTTTGGCGCCCTGCTGCTCACCCCGGTCCGCTACTGGGGCTGGTTGCTGGGCGCCGAACTGGTCGCCACCGCCGGCATCAGCCTGGCCCATGGTTTGCCGCTGGGCTGGGCCGGTTTCGCCACCAACGAACTGCCCGAACCGCTGGTCATGGCCGCCGGCCTTTGGCTGCTGCGGCGATTCAACCTGCATGCCAGCCTGCACAGTCCGCAGGAGGTCACCCGCCTGCTGCTTTCCGTAGTGCTGGTGGTGACGGCAACTACCGCCGTCGATGCGGCACTGCTGGCGCTGGTCAGCACGCCGAGCTCGCCTGAATTGATGGTCCGCGTACTCGGCGAGGAAGTCCTCAGCCACTATCTGGGCATCCTGCTGATCGTGCCGTTGATGATCATGCTGTTGCGCACCCGGATGGAGCAACGCGCCCTGGCCAGCCTGTTCATGGATGGGCTGCTGGTGATGCTGCCTTCCATGACGATCCTGCTGGTGCTGTCCGAACAGGCCGCGCCCCAGCCGCAATTTGCCCGTGTACTGTCGCTGGCGCCGGTGCTGTTCTTCGCCTTCCGCCACGGCTGGCGCGGCGCCAGCCTGGCCATGCTCATCACCAGCCTCGGCATGACCCTGGTCGACCAGCACCTGGGCCACGCCCCGTCGAACGCCGCGGCCTACCTGTTTCTGGCGGTGGCCGGCACCGGCGCGCTGATGCTGGGGTCGGCCACCGATGCGTTGCGCCGGAGCAGCGAACGGGTGGCCGAGCAGAACGTCTACCTGGGCGCGGTCAACCGCCGGTTGGACCAGTTGGCCCATCAACTGCGCGACGCCGCCCGCGGCAACCTGCAGGCGGATGAAAACCAGCGCCGCCACCTGGCCGCCGAACTGCACGACGAACTGGGCCAGAACATCACCGCCATCCAGACCCACGTGAAACTGGCCCAGGCGCGCCTGCACCAGGCCGGCATGGAGGACATCAGCACCTCGATCAATACCATCCTGGCGCATATGCGGCGCGCCCTGCACCGCCTGCTGGACGACCTGCGCCCTGCGGTACTGGACGAATTCGGGTTGCTGCGCGCCCTCGATGAAGGCCCCATCCGCGACCTGCTGAATACCGCCGGGATGACCTACCATACCGAACTGCACGGTGATCCCCGCCTGCTGGACGACGATACCCGTACCGCGATCTACCGGCTGGTGCAGGAAAGCGCGACCAACGCCGTCAAGCACGCCAAGGCCAGCGAGTTCAGGCTGCGCCTGCGTATCGGCGAACGCCAGGGCATCGCCGTGGCCCTGCTCGACCTGCGCGACGACGGCACCGGCCTGCCCAGCCGTCTGCCCCGCGGCGGTCGCGGTCTGCAGGGCATGCGCGATCGGGTCACCTCGCTTGGCGGACAGTTCCGACTGCGCCCTGCCCCGGCCGGTGTGCACCTGCGAATTTTGCTGCGCGGCAACAACAATCCTTCCGAGATGGGTCGGCAAAACTAG
- a CDS encoding response regulator transcription factor yields MYSIVLVDDHAIVREGFKRLIEMESDLDVVAECRSADDAVEAVSHWRPDLVALDLSLPDGSGLPLIEHLLSVHSQTHIVVLSMHDGEPYVSEALRRGASGYVTKGVAPEELVAGLRAVMQGECFLSSDLRQRRADRPNAALDPLNRLTAREREVFLLLAGGRAPKQVAAELGIGQKTVYIHRASLMGKLGAGSELDLYRMATERGMLSPAG; encoded by the coding sequence ATGTACAGCATTGTTCTGGTCGATGACCATGCCATCGTTCGCGAGGGCTTCAAGCGGCTGATCGAGATGGAGTCGGATCTCGACGTGGTAGCCGAGTGCCGCAGCGCCGACGATGCGGTCGAGGCGGTCAGCCACTGGCGCCCCGACCTGGTCGCGCTGGATCTGTCCTTGCCTGACGGCAGCGGGCTGCCGCTGATCGAACACCTGCTCAGCGTCCACTCGCAAACCCACATCGTGGTGTTGAGCATGCACGATGGCGAGCCGTACGTGTCCGAGGCGTTGCGCCGCGGCGCCAGCGGTTACGTCACCAAGGGCGTGGCGCCGGAGGAACTGGTGGCGGGCCTGCGCGCGGTGATGCAGGGCGAATGTTTCCTCAGCTCGGATCTGCGCCAGCGCCGGGCCGACCGGCCGAATGCGGCGCTGGACCCTCTCAACCGGCTGACCGCGCGCGAGCGCGAGGTGTTCCTGCTGCTGGCCGGGGGTCGCGCCCCGAAGCAGGTCGCGGCGGAGCTGGGGATCGGCCAGAAGACGGTCTACATCCATCGCGCCAGCCTGATGGGCAAGCTCGGTGCCGGCTCGGAACTCGACCTGTACCGGATGGCGACCGAGCGCGGGATGTTGTCGCCGGCCGGGTGA
- the recN gene encoding DNA repair protein RecN, whose protein sequence is MLTSLYVRHFAVVEAAEVAFGPGLTVVSGGTGAGKSLLVDALMLLAGARADSGMVRAGSDRAELAAEFDLADLPAARDWLQREELDEDGGCQLRRVIRAEGSSKAWINGRPANARQLGELAALLVEIHGQHEHQALLSRSHQLALLDAYAGHDDLLAQVRSSAVQWRELGARMRKLSGGDDRDRRIELLRHEIGELEKWALPPAELDELEANHKRLANAGRLAEGTAGVVELLDGDSEFALRRALGRAHAELGKLAALDDKLTPLLELLDNAGIELGEAADGLARYAQDVDLDPERYTEVDNHLARLHELSRRHRLPVAELHDRLAALHAELVELEGAGDALEQLAAQRQRLQDDYVSAAAGLSGARATAAARLGDEVSVLMAELGMAGGLLRVELEPAAGGEPDPQGLERCELLVSANPGQPPRPLRKVASGGELARISLAIEVATLGKDTVGSMIFDEVDTGIGGAVAEVVGQKLRALGTRRQVLCVTHLPQVAAQGHAHLRVSKHSDGDSTRTQIERLDAAGRRDELARMLGGVEITRETRAHAKQMLERAQTA, encoded by the coding sequence ATGCTCACTTCGCTCTACGTCCGTCATTTCGCCGTCGTCGAAGCCGCCGAGGTCGCGTTCGGCCCGGGCCTGACCGTGGTCAGCGGCGGAACCGGCGCCGGCAAGTCGCTGCTGGTCGACGCGCTGATGCTGCTGGCCGGCGCCCGCGCCGACAGCGGCATGGTGCGCGCCGGCAGCGATCGCGCGGAATTGGCGGCCGAGTTCGACCTGGCCGACCTGCCCGCGGCCCGCGACTGGTTGCAGCGCGAGGAACTGGACGAGGATGGCGGCTGCCAACTGCGCCGGGTGATCCGCGCCGAGGGCAGCTCCAAGGCCTGGATCAACGGCCGCCCCGCGAACGCTCGCCAGCTTGGCGAGCTGGCCGCGCTGCTGGTCGAGATCCACGGCCAGCACGAGCATCAGGCGCTGCTGTCGCGGTCGCACCAGTTGGCCCTGCTGGATGCCTATGCCGGTCACGACGACTTGCTGGCGCAAGTGCGCAGCAGCGCCGTGCAATGGCGCGAGCTGGGCGCACGCATGCGTAAACTCAGTGGTGGCGATGACCGCGACCGGCGCATCGAACTGCTGCGGCATGAAATCGGCGAACTGGAAAAATGGGCGCTGCCGCCCGCCGAACTGGATGAACTCGAGGCGAACCACAAGCGCCTCGCCAACGCCGGGCGCCTGGCCGAAGGCACGGCCGGCGTGGTCGAACTGCTCGATGGCGACAGCGAATTCGCGTTGCGCCGCGCACTCGGCCGGGCGCACGCCGAACTCGGCAAGCTGGCCGCGCTCGACGACAAGCTGACCCCGCTGCTGGAACTGCTGGACAACGCCGGCATCGAACTCGGCGAAGCCGCTGACGGCCTGGCGCGCTATGCGCAGGACGTCGACCTCGATCCGGAGCGCTACACCGAGGTCGACAATCACCTGGCTCGCCTGCACGAGCTGTCACGCCGACATCGGCTGCCGGTGGCCGAGCTGCACGACCGGCTGGCTGCCCTGCACGCCGAGCTGGTCGAACTCGAAGGTGCCGGTGACGCCCTGGAACAGCTGGCGGCACAGCGCCAGCGCCTGCAGGACGATTATGTCAGCGCGGCGGCCGGGCTCAGCGGCGCACGCGCGACGGCCGCTGCCAGGCTTGGCGACGAGGTCAGCGTGCTGATGGCCGAACTGGGCATGGCCGGCGGCCTCTTGCGCGTCGAGCTGGAGCCGGCTGCCGGCGGCGAACCGGATCCGCAAGGGCTCGAGCGTTGCGAACTGCTGGTAAGCGCCAATCCCGGCCAGCCGCCGCGCCCGCTGCGCAAGGTCGCCTCCGGCGGCGAACTGGCCCGCATCAGCCTGGCGATCGAAGTCGCCACCCTGGGCAAGGACACCGTCGGCAGCATGATCTTCGACGAGGTCGATACCGGCATCGGCGGCGCTGTCGCCGAAGTGGTCGGACAGAAACTGCGCGCACTGGGCACCCGGCGCCAGGTGCTCTGCGTTACCCACCTCCCGCAGGTGGCCGCCCAGGGGCATGCGCACCTACGGGTCAGCAAGCACAGCGACGGCGATTCCACCCGTACGCAGATCGAAAGGCTCGACGCCGCCGGTCGCCGCGACGAGCTGGCGCGCATGCTGGGTGGGGTCGAGATCACCCGCGAGACGCGGGCTCACGCGAAACAGATGCTGGAGCGGGCACAGACCGCCTGA
- the hrcA gene encoding heat-inducible transcriptional repressor HrcA — protein sequence MINPHGHDLDSRARSLLRTLIAQYLVDGEPVGSRTLSRSSGLDVSPATIRNIMADLEDAGLVASPHTSAGRVPTPRGLRLFVDSLIELQPLPRAEMARLQRELPPGPTTTRDLLGNVSTLLSAMTHFAGVVTVPRQADFPLRHIDFVALPGARVLVILVFSDNQVQNRIVQLARPLDGRELEQAANYLNSHFAGLRVDDIRAHLLAEVRKAGSELNQLLASTVELATASFAPSASGPSGPDVLVSGQTNLMGYSELADMQRLRELFEAFQQKNELLQLMEVCARAPGVRLFIGEESGFTALDGCSVVTASYGAQGRVLGAVGVIGPTRMAYERVIPVVQATAGLLSDALNRAATTL from the coding sequence ATGATCAACCCGCATGGCCACGACCTCGACTCACGCGCGCGCAGCCTGTTGCGCACGCTGATCGCCCAGTATCTGGTCGATGGCGAACCGGTGGGCTCGCGCACGCTGTCGCGTTCGTCCGGCCTGGACGTGAGCCCGGCGACGATCCGCAACATCATGGCCGATCTCGAGGATGCCGGCCTGGTCGCTTCGCCGCACACCTCGGCGGGGCGCGTCCCGACGCCGCGCGGCCTGCGCCTGTTCGTCGACAGTCTGATCGAGCTGCAACCGCTGCCGCGCGCGGAAATGGCCCGCCTGCAGCGCGAACTGCCGCCGGGGCCGACCACCACGCGTGACCTGCTCGGCAATGTCTCCACCCTGCTGTCGGCGATGACCCATTTCGCCGGGGTGGTCACGGTGCCGCGCCAGGCCGATTTTCCGCTGCGGCATATCGACTTCGTGGCACTGCCGGGTGCGCGGGTGCTGGTGATCCTGGTGTTCAGCGACAACCAGGTGCAGAACCGCATCGTGCAACTGGCCCGGCCGCTCGACGGCCGGGAGCTGGAACAGGCGGCGAACTACCTGAACAGCCACTTCGCCGGGCTGCGCGTGGACGACATCCGCGCCCACCTGCTGGCCGAGGTACGCAAGGCCGGCAGCGAGTTGAACCAGCTGCTGGCCAGCACGGTGGAACTGGCCACCGCCTCGTTCGCGCCATCGGCAAGCGGCCCCAGCGGTCCGGATGTGCTGGTCAGTGGCCAGACCAACTTGATGGGCTACTCCGAGCTGGCCGACATGCAGCGCCTGCGCGAGTTGTTCGAGGCGTTCCAGCAGAAGAACGAATTGCTGCAGCTGATGGAGGTTTGCGCCCGGGCGCCGGGCGTGCGCCTGTTCATCGGCGAGGAATCCGGCTTCACCGCCCTCGACGGCTGCAGCGTGGTCACCGCCAGCTACGGCGCGCAGGGGCGTGTGCTCGGCGCGGTCGGCGTGATCGGCCCGACCCGGATGGCCTACGAGCGGGTGATTCCGGTCGTGCAGGCCACCGCCGGATTGCTGAGCGACGCCTTGAATCGCGCCGCCACGACCCTATAA
- the grpE gene encoding nucleotide exchange factor GrpE, whose product MQNNDPQSPGEAPTQGQTAESTTTELAGLQARVAELEASNAELRETVLREHAELENQRRRLHRDLEQARRFANEKLLSELLPVYDGLESGLAIEGGDFASMREGLGLTLKALLKVAENHGMAQVDPLGQPLDPERHHAVSMVEAPGQAPGTVVNVLQKGYVLNDRLLRPALVAVAKE is encoded by the coding sequence ATGCAGAACAACGATCCGCAGTCGCCGGGCGAGGCGCCGACCCAGGGCCAGACCGCCGAATCGACGACCACCGAACTGGCCGGCCTGCAGGCGCGTGTGGCCGAGCTGGAAGCAAGCAATGCCGAATTGCGCGAGACGGTGTTGCGTGAACATGCGGAGCTGGAGAACCAGCGCCGTCGCCTGCATCGCGACCTGGAACAGGCCCGCCGCTTCGCCAACGAGAAACTGCTGAGCGAATTGCTGCCGGTCTACGACGGCCTGGAGAGCGGCCTGGCAATCGAGGGTGGCGATTTCGCCTCGATGCGCGAAGGCCTCGGCCTGACCCTGAAGGCGCTGCTGAAGGTGGCCGAGAACCATGGCATGGCGCAGGTCGACCCGCTGGGCCAGCCACTCGATCCGGAACGTCATCATGCGGTGAGCATGGTCGAGGCGCCGGGTCAGGCGCCCGGCACCGTCGTCAACGTGCTACAGAAAGGTTATGTGCTGAACGATCGCCTGCTGCGTCCCGCGCTGGTCGCGGTGGCAAAGGAATGA